One genomic window of Moorella glycerini includes the following:
- a CDS encoding type II toxin-antitoxin system HicA family toxin produces MKIPRDISGEELARLLAKFGYQITRQTGSHLRLTTMFNGEHHITIPRHNPLRVGTLNGILIDVGKHLKISKEALVKDLFNN; encoded by the coding sequence ATGAAAATCCCGAGGGACATAAGCGGGGAAGAACTGGCCAGGTTACTCGCCAAGTTCGGTTATCAGATAACGCGGCAGACTGGTAGCCATCTACGTCTCACCACTATGTTTAACGGTGAACATCATATCACCATTCCCCGCCATAATCCATTAAGAGTAGGTACTCTTAATGGCATACTAATTGATGTTGGAAAACATCTAAAGATCAGCAAGGAAGCGTTGGTAAAAGACCTTTTTAATAACTAA
- a CDS encoding 2-oxoisovalerate dehydrogenase, which yields MDQEILFLVEESPEGGYEARALGYSIFTEGKSVEELKDSVRDAVRCHFEEKDLPRVIRLHFVKDEVIAV from the coding sequence TTGGATCAAGAAATTCTCTTCCTTGTCGAAGAATCTCCTGAAGGCGGTTACGAAGCTCGTGCTCTCGGTTATTCCATTTTTACAGAGGGTAAATCAGTGGAAGAACTTAAGGATTCTGTTCGCGATGCAGTTCGCTGCCATTTTGAAGAAAAGGATTTACCGCGGGTGATTCGCCTCCATTTTGTAAAGGATGAAGTAATCGCCGTATGA
- a CDS encoding ExeA family protein, whose product MYQAFYGLKGAPFGKELKPQDAFLSCSLKETRARLEYLSRVRGMGVLVGEPGAGKTFALRVFCANLNPALFKVIYLPLATGTVMDFYRGLARGLGEEPSFRKIDLFHQIQQAVQVFFRDKKITPVFILDEMHLANPKFLLDLALLFNFAMDAFNPFILVLAGLPFLLSRLELNQTQSLAQRLVVRFQVEPLNREEVGAYLEHHLSLVGATRPLFEPPAVEAIASRSRGWPRLVNNLALTSLLWGAQLKAQLISADVVRQAATEIGL is encoded by the coding sequence ATGTACCAGGCTTTTTATGGCTTAAAAGGGGCTCCTTTTGGCAAGGAGCTAAAACCCCAGGATGCCTTCCTTTCCTGCAGTTTAAAAGAAACGAGGGCCCGGCTGGAGTATTTATCCCGCGTCCGGGGCATGGGGGTCCTGGTGGGGGAACCGGGAGCCGGTAAGACCTTTGCCTTGCGGGTCTTTTGTGCTAATTTAAACCCGGCCCTCTTTAAGGTTATTTATTTGCCCCTGGCCACAGGGACGGTCATGGATTTTTACCGCGGTTTGGCCCGGGGCCTGGGGGAAGAACCGTCTTTCCGCAAGATTGACCTTTTTCACCAGATCCAGCAGGCGGTCCAGGTGTTCTTCCGGGATAAAAAGATTACGCCCGTCTTCATCCTGGATGAGATGCACCTGGCTAACCCCAAATTCCTGCTGGACCTGGCCCTGCTCTTTAATTTCGCCATGGACGCCTTTAATCCTTTTATCCTGGTCCTGGCCGGCTTGCCTTTTTTGTTGAGCCGCTTGGAGTTGAACCAGACCCAGTCTCTGGCCCAACGCCTGGTGGTTCGCTTCCAGGTGGAACCTTTAAACCGTGAGGAGGTGGGCGCCTACCTGGAGCACCATTTATCCCTGGTGGGGGCTACCAGGCCTTTATTTGAGCCGCCTGCCGTCGAGGCCATCGCTTCTCGCTCCCGCGGCTGGCCGCGCCTGGTGAACAACCTGGCCCTGACTTCCCTCCTCTGGGGCGCCCAGCTTAAAGCCCAGCTGATTAGTGCTGATGTGGTACGCCAGGCAGCTACCGAAATTGGCCTTTAA